From the Nonlabens marinus S1-08 genome, one window contains:
- a CDS encoding EamA family transporter, whose product MIWLFLSVATSSLLYVIFKYYGVFKVNTLHAIVVNYVVASITGFIAYQGTFNASTILASSWIWYSIFLGSLFIIIFNVMALTSQKNGLSVAAVASKMSLVIPVFFGIWLYNESLGWLKIVGIVIALASVYLVSLKSKDGLPLQKGYFILPLLLFLGSGTIDTVLKYAEKVHVPSGEEPLFSAVCFTMACAVGTLVLIYEAIKGRWLHWKSIAAGIALGVPNYFSIFFIIKALKTDMESSVIFPINHVGTVLFTALLGFLLFKERLLPKNYWGILLAVVAIACIAFAKA is encoded by the coding sequence ATGATCTGGTTGTTTTTAAGTGTTGCCACATCCAGTTTGTTGTATGTGATCTTTAAATATTATGGAGTATTCAAGGTAAATACTCTACACGCAATTGTGGTGAATTATGTGGTGGCCTCCATCACAGGTTTTATTGCCTATCAAGGAACTTTCAATGCATCCACCATACTTGCTTCCAGTTGGATCTGGTATTCCATCTTTTTAGGTTCTTTATTCATCATCATATTTAACGTGATGGCGTTGACCAGTCAAAAGAACGGCCTGTCTGTCGCAGCGGTTGCTAGCAAAATGTCTCTAGTCATTCCGGTATTTTTTGGAATATGGTTGTACAATGAATCTTTGGGATGGTTAAAGATTGTTGGTATCGTGATCGCACTAGCTTCAGTTTACTTAGTATCCCTGAAATCCAAAGACGGGCTTCCCCTTCAAAAAGGCTACTTTATATTGCCCCTACTTCTATTTTTAGGCAGTGGAACCATCGACACTGTGTTAAAATACGCCGAAAAAGTTCACGTCCCTAGCGGCGAGGAACCTTTATTCAGCGCGGTGTGCTTTACCATGGCTTGTGCCGTGGGCACATTAGTATTGATCTATGAAGCTATTAAAGGACGCTGGCTGCACTGGAAATCTATAGCAGCTGGTATCGCATTAGGTGTTCCAAATTACTTTTCTATCTTTTTTATCATAAAAGCACTGAAAACCGATATGGAAAGTAGCGTCATCTTCCCCATCAATCATGTGGGAACTGTATTGTTCACCGCCCTGCTTGGTTTCCTACTATTTAAAGAGCGATTGCTGCCTAAAAATTACTGGGGCATCTTACTTGCTGTTGTAGCTATAGCTTGTATCGCTTTCGCGAAAGCGTAA
- a CDS encoding N5-glutamine methyltransferase family protein — MILRQMRDVYVNRLEHLYPETESISIFKILCEDLLHLSKSDIMIRGEEPLSHLNEEILLKSLETLLDGKPVQQITGLAHFYGHVFKVNRHTLIPRQETEELVQWILDDHKGKTVQNVFDIGTGSGCIGISLGDAFAKANTSSNSLQITLLDVSKEALQVAGANAKAIAPVVAINCIEKDILQEDSLGDYDIIVSNPPYVRELEKSQLHINVIDHEPGTALFVTDENPLVFYIKILELATSQARPLVYFEINQYLPEQMKNLAAQLGYKSEIRNDLNGNARMMKCWK, encoded by the coding sequence ATGATTTTAAGGCAGATGCGAGACGTGTATGTGAACCGGTTGGAGCATTTGTATCCTGAAACGGAATCTATTTCCATTTTCAAGATACTTTGCGAGGACTTGTTGCACTTGTCAAAATCTGACATTATGATACGAGGCGAGGAGCCCTTGTCGCATTTAAATGAAGAAATTCTGTTGAAATCTTTAGAGACCTTATTGGATGGAAAACCAGTGCAACAGATCACTGGTCTGGCCCATTTTTATGGCCATGTATTCAAAGTAAATCGTCACACACTTATCCCTCGTCAGGAAACTGAAGAGCTGGTGCAATGGATCCTTGACGATCACAAAGGCAAGACGGTTCAAAATGTTTTTGACATAGGTACTGGTAGTGGATGTATTGGGATTTCTTTGGGGGACGCTTTCGCGAAAGCGAATACTTCATCAAACTCCTTGCAAATTACCTTATTGGATGTTTCCAAGGAAGCCTTGCAAGTGGCTGGTGCAAATGCCAAAGCCATTGCGCCAGTAGTCGCTATAAACTGCATTGAGAAAGATATCTTACAAGAAGACTCCTTGGGTGATTATGATATTATCGTTAGCAATCCACCTTATGTACGTGAGTTAGAAAAATCACAGCTACATATTAATGTGATCGACCATGAGCCAGGTACAGCACTTTTCGTCACAGATGAGAATCCGCTGGTGTTTTATATAAAAATATTAGAATTGGCGACCAGTCAAGCCAGACCATTGGTTTATTTTGAAATCAACCAATACCTACCTGAGCAAATGAAAAATCTTGCCGCTCAATTGGGTTACAAAAGCGAGATCCGCAATGATTTGAATGGGAATGCGCGCATGATGAAATGCTGGAAATAA
- the ligA gene encoding NAD-dependent DNA ligase LigA codes for MDPKTQIESLRTELREHNYNYYVTDEPSVSDFEFDKKLEQLKVLEAAHPEFYDATSPSVRVGGEITKNFKTVKHKNRMYSLDNSYNREDLEDWEKRLQKAVDGDLEYVCELKYDGASISLHYENGTFAQAVTRGDGTQGDDVTANVRTIKSVPLQLKGDDVPAEFEIRGEIVLPWDGFHKMNKEREALGLELYRNPRNTASGSLKLQDSAAVASRPLECLLYQLVGNELPFKTQEEGLEAARRWGFKVPPHSTLVKGIDGVLKFIDYWEVARKELPYETDGVVIKVNKLQNQEELGFTAKAPRWAMAYKFSAEQVSTRLEEITYQVGRTGAITPVANLQPVEVSGTTVKRASLHNADQIEKLDVRVGDEVFVEKGGEIIPKIIAVDLTKRPANSQPTVYATHCPECGTALERHEGEAQHYCPNDSSCPPQVKGRIQHFISRKAMDIDGIGSETVDQLVEAGLIHNYADLYDLQYEQIIPLDRMAEKSAKNMLAGIEASKQIPFERVLFALGIRYVGETVAKKLARHYKSMDALREMPQTTDNESADLFSETVEEEDFKEGSDEEVHTERSRSANAEKIQELSAVPEIGERIAASVVDFITDSKHMELIDRLKDAGLQFSLSAEELSNRSDELAGKSFVISGVFEMSRNDLKKLIEDNGGKVSSSLSSKTDYLVRGENMGPSKLEKAEKLDIKMISEQEFLAMI; via the coding sequence ATGGATCCTAAAACTCAAATAGAATCACTTAGAACCGAATTGCGCGAGCATAATTATAATTATTATGTAACCGATGAGCCCTCGGTTTCTGATTTTGAATTTGATAAAAAATTGGAGCAATTAAAAGTATTAGAAGCAGCGCATCCAGAGTTTTACGATGCGACAAGTCCATCGGTACGGGTAGGAGGTGAGATTACCAAAAATTTCAAAACGGTCAAGCATAAAAACCGAATGTACTCTTTAGATAACTCCTATAACAGAGAGGATCTGGAAGATTGGGAAAAGCGTTTGCAGAAAGCTGTAGATGGTGATTTAGAATACGTGTGCGAACTCAAATATGATGGTGCCAGTATCAGTCTGCACTATGAAAATGGAACTTTCGCTCAAGCAGTAACTCGCGGCGATGGAACTCAAGGCGATGATGTGACCGCTAATGTGCGGACTATCAAGTCAGTGCCCTTACAACTAAAGGGAGACGATGTTCCGGCAGAATTTGAAATACGTGGAGAAATCGTGTTGCCCTGGGATGGGTTTCACAAAATGAATAAAGAACGGGAAGCACTGGGGCTGGAGTTGTACCGCAATCCTCGTAATACCGCCAGTGGAAGTTTAAAGTTGCAAGACAGCGCAGCAGTCGCTAGCCGTCCTTTAGAATGTTTGCTGTATCAGTTAGTAGGTAATGAGCTACCTTTTAAAACACAAGAAGAAGGACTGGAAGCTGCGAGAAGATGGGGATTCAAAGTTCCACCACACTCTACCCTAGTTAAAGGGATCGATGGAGTTTTAAAATTTATCGACTACTGGGAGGTGGCTCGTAAAGAGTTACCCTATGAAACGGATGGGGTGGTCATTAAAGTCAATAAACTACAGAATCAGGAAGAGCTAGGCTTTACCGCCAAAGCACCCAGATGGGCGATGGCCTATAAATTCAGCGCAGAGCAAGTTTCCACCCGACTAGAAGAAATCACCTATCAAGTAGGTCGTACTGGGGCCATAACACCTGTAGCTAATTTACAGCCGGTGGAAGTTTCAGGTACTACAGTTAAGAGAGCCAGTCTTCATAATGCAGATCAAATTGAAAAACTGGACGTGCGTGTGGGCGATGAAGTTTTTGTAGAAAAAGGAGGGGAGATCATTCCTAAAATTATCGCGGTAGATCTTACGAAACGACCTGCAAATTCACAGCCTACGGTCTATGCTACGCATTGTCCGGAGTGTGGTACGGCATTAGAACGCCATGAAGGTGAGGCGCAGCATTATTGTCCTAACGACAGCAGTTGCCCGCCTCAAGTCAAAGGCCGAATCCAGCACTTTATTTCCCGCAAAGCGATGGATATCGATGGTATTGGGTCTGAAACGGTAGACCAGTTAGTAGAAGCTGGTTTGATCCATAATTATGCAGACTTGTACGACTTGCAATACGAGCAAATCATTCCACTAGACCGAATGGCTGAAAAGAGCGCTAAAAATATGTTGGCAGGAATTGAAGCTAGCAAGCAAATACCGTTTGAACGCGTGCTTTTTGCATTGGGGATTAGATATGTGGGAGAAACAGTTGCTAAAAAATTGGCCAGACATTACAAATCCATGGATGCTTTGAGGGAAATGCCGCAAACTACTGATAATGAATCTGCTGATTTATTCAGTGAAACTGTGGAGGAAGAGGATTTCAAGGAGGGTAGCGACGAAGAAGTTCACACTGAGCGCAGTCGAAGTGCGAACGCGGAAAAAATTCAAGAGCTAAGCGCTGTACCAGAAATTGGTGAACGAATCGCAGCTTCAGTGGTAGATTTTATTACAGATTCTAAGCATATGGAATTGATAGATCGTTTGAAGGATGCAGGTCTACAATTCTCGTTGAGTGCAGAGGAACTTTCTAACAGATCTGATGAGTTAGCCGGTAAAAGCTTTGTGATTTCTGGGGTTTTTGAAATGTCAAGGAATGATCTAAAAAAGCTGATAGAGGACAATGGCGGCAAAGTGAGTAGTTCACTTTCTTCCAAAACCGATTATCTGGTACGAGGTGAGAATATGGGACCCTCTAAACTTGAAAAAGCAGAAAAGTTAGACATCAAGATGATCAGCGAGCAAGAGTTTCTGGCGATGATTTGA
- a CDS encoding low molecular weight protein-tyrosine-phosphatase, producing MKSQTSILMVCLGNICRSPLAEGLMRSKLNFTKFVVDSAGTSGGHKGEAPDKRSIEVAEKNGLDICSQQSRKLLPEDLEKFDYIYVMDQSNLEDVQAMATSDEQRQKIKKILDVPFPGENLDVPDPYYGGSQGFINVYKMLDQATDAIKEQLH from the coding sequence ATGAAGTCTCAGACTTCCATTTTAATGGTGTGTTTGGGGAACATTTGTCGCTCGCCATTGGCTGAGGGATTGATGCGATCCAAACTAAATTTCACCAAGTTTGTTGTGGACAGTGCTGGAACCAGTGGCGGTCACAAAGGAGAAGCTCCTGATAAGCGCTCTATTGAAGTGGCTGAGAAAAACGGATTGGATATTTGCAGTCAACAAAGTCGAAAGTTGCTACCTGAAGATCTTGAAAAGTTCGATTATATCTACGTCATGGACCAGTCTAATCTGGAGGACGTTCAAGCCATGGCAACCAGTGACGAACAACGTCAAAAAATAAAAAAGATTCTAGATGTGCCCTTTCCCGGTGAAAATCTAGATGTTCCAGATCCTTACTATGGCGGGAGTCAAGGATTTATCAACGTTTATAAAATGCTCGATCAAGCGACTGATGCTATAAAGGAGCAACTACACTAA
- a CDS encoding AMP-binding protein has protein sequence MIPEVHPSFKLNGRSLDHNGLMTVAYSYVKEGEMYEKQVGDFLLNWMDDFSYHTVFSSGSTGKPKEYRLEKEHMINSARMTGERFKLPAGSDVLGCLPLSYVAGKLMMVRAIELGWHIDLVMPSRNPLEKATKRYDFTALTAYQVKHSLDHLYKSRKTIIGGGPVDEALVESLNGRHTRAYHTYGMTETSTHVGIRELYPKYEEFFTALPGIKVRLNGADCLIVDAPDLINEPVVSNDLAIVEGEKRFKILGRTDNVIISGGVKIHPENLENKLSKYIDGRFFISSEPEKDLGQQVVLYVEGGEVELESAFAKAKLDRFEKPRRIIFVPQFAETHTAKVDRKVIISKYKKKTA, from the coding sequence ATGATTCCTGAAGTACATCCCAGTTTTAAATTAAATGGTAGATCCTTAGACCATAATGGTCTAATGACTGTAGCATATAGTTATGTGAAAGAAGGAGAGATGTACGAGAAACAGGTAGGTGATTTTCTTTTGAACTGGATGGATGATTTCTCTTATCATACCGTATTTTCTAGTGGTTCTACAGGAAAGCCTAAGGAATATCGATTGGAAAAAGAGCACATGATCAACAGCGCACGCATGACTGGCGAGCGATTCAAGTTGCCTGCAGGAAGCGATGTATTAGGATGTTTGCCATTGAGTTATGTAGCTGGAAAACTAATGATGGTTCGCGCTATTGAATTAGGCTGGCACATCGACTTAGTCATGCCATCTCGCAATCCATTAGAAAAAGCAACTAAAAGATATGATTTTACGGCACTTACGGCTTATCAAGTTAAGCATTCGCTAGACCATCTTTACAAAAGTCGTAAGACCATCATCGGCGGTGGGCCAGTGGATGAGGCTTTAGTAGAATCTCTTAACGGGCGCCATACCAGAGCATATCATACCTATGGGATGACTGAAACCAGCACTCATGTGGGGATACGTGAATTGTATCCTAAATATGAGGAGTTTTTTACAGCATTGCCTGGAATTAAAGTCCGATTGAACGGCGCTGACTGCCTCATTGTCGATGCGCCAGACTTAATTAATGAGCCTGTGGTGAGTAATGATCTCGCTATTGTAGAGGGAGAAAAACGATTCAAAATTCTAGGAAGAACTGATAATGTGATTATTTCAGGTGGTGTTAAAATCCATCCAGAAAATCTGGAAAACAAGCTGTCTAAGTATATTGACGGGCGGTTTTTCATATCCTCTGAGCCTGAAAAGGATTTAGGTCAGCAAGTAGTTCTTTATGTAGAAGGAGGTGAGGTAGAATTAGAGTCCGCTTTCGCGAAAGCGAAATTAGACCGGTTTGAAAAGCCACGACGCATCATTTTCGTTCCGCAATTTGCTGAAACGCACACCGCTAAAGTGGATCGAAAGGTGATTATATCAAAGTATAAGAAAAAAACGGCTTAG
- the ribD gene encoding bifunctional diaminohydroxyphosphoribosylaminopyrimidine deaminase/5-amino-6-(5-phosphoribosylamino)uracil reductase RibD: MNHNFYMQRCLQLAQNGLGTTYPNPLVGSVIVGADGVILGEGFHHQAGKPHAEVNAIADAEQRGVTNFSKAIIYVNLEPCSHHGKTPPCALLLIEKGFKQVVIGTLDPHEKVAGKGVRLLEQAGIKVDVGFLETECNELNKRFFTFHKKQRPYIILKWAQSADGFLAPLSKNENKPVWITGTETRQYVHKTRAQEQAILVGGKTVIDDDPSLTVRDWHGKQPVRVVLDSKNDLIKTYKIFDEQADTKVLHRPSNEIQSILKDLYDLQIQSVIVEGGLKTLQSFLNADAWDEIHQYIGTVVYLKDGLPAPHIPALAELKNRLIIQNDVLKTYIKA; the protein is encoded by the coding sequence ATGAACCATAACTTCTACATGCAACGTTGTTTGCAACTAGCACAAAATGGATTGGGTACTACCTATCCTAACCCGCTGGTAGGATCTGTGATTGTAGGTGCTGATGGAGTTATTTTAGGCGAAGGCTTCCATCATCAAGCCGGTAAACCTCATGCGGAGGTCAATGCAATTGCAGATGCAGAACAAAGAGGTGTTACCAACTTTTCAAAAGCAATCATTTATGTAAATCTTGAACCCTGCTCCCATCACGGCAAGACTCCGCCTTGTGCGCTCTTGCTTATAGAAAAAGGGTTTAAGCAAGTTGTCATAGGGACACTGGATCCTCATGAAAAAGTAGCTGGTAAAGGAGTGCGATTACTGGAACAGGCAGGAATTAAAGTAGACGTTGGCTTCCTGGAAACAGAATGTAACGAGCTCAATAAGCGATTTTTTACGTTTCATAAAAAACAGCGTCCCTACATTATTCTCAAATGGGCACAAAGTGCCGATGGTTTTTTAGCGCCTCTTTCCAAAAACGAAAACAAGCCCGTATGGATTACCGGAACAGAAACTAGGCAATACGTGCATAAAACCAGAGCGCAAGAACAAGCTATTTTAGTAGGTGGAAAAACGGTGATAGATGACGACCCCAGCCTTACGGTTAGGGACTGGCATGGGAAGCAACCGGTGCGTGTGGTGCTGGATTCCAAAAATGATCTAATTAAAACCTACAAGATCTTTGATGAACAGGCGGATACTAAAGTCCTTCATAGACCTTCTAACGAGATACAATCCATCCTTAAAGATCTCTACGATTTACAAATCCAATCAGTCATTGTAGAAGGCGGATTGAAAACCCTGCAAAGCTTTCTCAATGCAGACGCGTGGGATGAAATTCATCAATATATAGGAACGGTAGTCTACCTTAAAGACGGCTTACCTGCTCCTCATATACCTGCGTTAGCCGAATTGAAAAATCGCCTTATCATTCAAAATGACGTGCTTAAAACCTATATAAAAGCATGA
- a CDS encoding GNAT family N-acetyltransferase — protein sequence MKIRKIHPDDNPTVRDIIQQTILEHNAPKVGTAYSDAATQSMYAAYQKPRAAYFVVENEGKIYGGAGIAALDNFDGNTCELQKMYFLPEARGKGYGKQLIERCLETARSFKYEQVYLETMDNMYDAQGLYKRVGFELLTQPLGNTGHYSCPVQMIKKIKDE from the coding sequence ATGAAGATTAGAAAAATACATCCTGATGATAATCCTACTGTGCGAGATATCATTCAGCAAACCATTCTAGAGCACAATGCTCCTAAAGTAGGCACTGCCTACAGCGATGCGGCAACCCAAAGCATGTATGCCGCCTATCAAAAACCTAGAGCTGCATACTTTGTAGTGGAAAATGAAGGCAAAATTTATGGTGGAGCAGGAATCGCTGCATTGGATAATTTTGATGGAAATACCTGTGAACTACAAAAAATGTATTTTCTACCGGAAGCACGTGGTAAAGGATATGGCAAGCAATTGATAGAGCGATGTCTTGAGACTGCAAGAAGTTTTAAATATGAACAGGTCTATCTAGAAACCATGGACAACATGTATGATGCCCAAGGCTTGTATAAGCGAGTAGGTTTTGAATTGCTCACACAGCCATTAGGCAATACGGGTCACTACAGCTGTCCCGTTCAAATGATCAAAAAAATTAAAGACGAATGA
- a CDS encoding pyridoxamine 5'-phosphate oxidase family protein has product MLEDYFADLKQDLRGAMSKRNHPFKYAYLATVDENLQPRSRTIVIREVSEQLECVIFTDSRTTKAHQLQINPKASLLFYHPKSLRQIRLDGKLEIITEANEVKHLFSKVTSKSIKDYTTELPPGSPIKNPDHVNYMERNENHFLPLRFVPHAAELLQLKRPNHLRALYTRKSGQWNGQWLVP; this is encoded by the coding sequence ATGCTAGAAGATTATTTTGCCGATTTAAAACAGGATTTGCGTGGAGCCATGAGCAAACGCAACCACCCATTTAAGTATGCATACCTCGCAACGGTTGATGAAAATTTACAACCTAGGTCAAGGACTATTGTGATCAGAGAAGTGAGTGAACAGCTAGAGTGTGTCATTTTTACGGACTCACGAACTACTAAAGCTCACCAGCTTCAAATCAATCCTAAAGCAAGTCTATTATTTTACCATCCTAAATCCTTACGTCAAATACGCCTGGATGGAAAATTGGAAATCATCACTGAGGCTAACGAAGTCAAACACCTCTTTTCTAAGGTAACTTCTAAGTCTATAAAAGATTATACCACTGAATTGCCGCCTGGATCGCCCATTAAGAATCCCGATCATGTCAACTACATGGAGCGGAATGAGAATCACTTTTTGCCATTGCGTTTTGTACCCCATGCAGCTGAATTGTTGCAACTCAAGCGACCTAATCACTTAAGGGCTTTATATACTAGAAAAAGTGGGCAATGGAATGGACAATGGTTGGTGCCTTAA
- the dnaA gene encoding chromosomal replication initiator protein DnaA — protein sequence MTSTAESVWENCLEFIKDNINPQAYKTWFLPIKAVKLTDTALSIQVPSRFFYEWLEEHYIKLLKTALTKELGEGAKLIYAIKMENSLNGMEPFTEKIPSSNRSISNSQSVDAPVRSKSPELKNPFIIPGIRHVKIESQLNPSYNFDSFLEGDSNRLARSAGMAVANKPGGTSFNPLLIFGGVGLGKTHLAHAIGVGIKENYPDKTVLYISAEKFTQQFIESVRKNNRNDFIHFYQIVDVLIVDDIQFFASKAGTQDVFFHIFNHLHQNGKQVILTSDKKPVDMQDIEQRLLSRFKWGLSAELNHPDYETRVSIIKNKLYRDGVEMEEDIINYLADNIKTNIRELEGAIISLIAHSSFNHKDITIELAKKIVENYVKNTKREISIDQIQKVVSDYFQMDVETLQSKTRKRHIVQARQLAMYFSKKMTKASLASIGSKIGKRDHATVLHACKTVDNLASTDKQFNKYVEDLRKKLAN from the coding sequence ATGACATCGACTGCAGAATCGGTATGGGAAAACTGTCTTGAATTTATAAAAGATAATATTAATCCTCAAGCATACAAGACCTGGTTCCTTCCTATAAAAGCAGTAAAGCTTACAGACACTGCCCTAAGCATTCAAGTTCCTAGTAGATTTTTCTATGAATGGTTAGAAGAACACTATATCAAACTATTAAAAACGGCTCTTACTAAAGAGCTAGGTGAGGGCGCAAAATTGATTTATGCCATTAAAATGGAGAACTCCTTAAATGGTATGGAGCCGTTCACTGAAAAAATACCTAGCAGCAACCGTTCTATTTCCAACTCTCAAAGTGTTGATGCGCCTGTACGCAGCAAAAGTCCTGAGCTTAAGAACCCATTTATCATTCCAGGAATACGTCATGTTAAGATTGAGTCTCAACTGAATCCCTCTTATAATTTTGACAGCTTCCTAGAAGGTGACTCTAACCGCTTAGCACGCAGCGCAGGAATGGCGGTAGCTAATAAACCTGGGGGAACTTCTTTTAATCCGTTACTTATTTTTGGTGGTGTAGGATTGGGAAAAACACACTTGGCTCACGCTATAGGTGTTGGTATTAAAGAAAACTACCCAGACAAAACTGTTCTCTATATAAGCGCCGAAAAGTTTACGCAACAATTTATTGAGTCTGTACGCAAGAACAATCGCAACGACTTTATTCACTTCTACCAGATAGTGGATGTATTGATTGTCGATGACATTCAGTTCTTTGCAAGCAAGGCGGGAACACAGGATGTATTCTTCCATATTTTCAACCACTTGCATCAAAACGGCAAGCAAGTCATTCTAACTAGTGACAAGAAACCAGTAGACATGCAAGATATTGAGCAACGCTTACTTTCCCGTTTCAAATGGGGATTGAGTGCAGAACTCAACCATCCTGACTATGAGACTCGGGTTTCCATCATCAAGAACAAGTTGTACCGCGATGGTGTAGAGATGGAGGAAGATATCATCAACTATCTAGCTGATAATATCAAGACCAACATCCGTGAGCTAGAAGGTGCTATCATATCCTTGATTGCTCATTCCTCTTTCAATCACAAGGACATCACTATTGAACTGGCTAAAAAGATTGTTGAGAACTACGTTAAGAATACCAAACGTGAAATCAGCATCGATCAGATTCAGAAAGTAGTAAGTGATTACTTCCAGATGGATGTGGAGACCTTGCAATCTAAAACAAGAAAGCGACACATTGTACAAGCCCGTCAATTAGCCATGTATTTCTCTAAGAAAATGACCAAAGCCTCCCTAGCGAGTATAGGTTCTAAAATTGGAAAAAGAGACCATGCCACTGTATTACATGCTTGTAAAACAGTAGACAATCTAGCGTCCACTGATAAACAATTCAATAAATACGTAGAGGATTTGCGTAAAAAGCTGGCGAATTAG
- a CDS encoding acyl-CoA thioesterase: protein MKTSNVKIQTRYSETDQMGIIHHANYLIYMEQARLEWLNALGFSYQKMEENGVLLPVYQIDIKYKNPIKFGDEITIKTTLKNPPTTRVVFEYEISKNDGNICATAELTLVFTDASTFRPRKPIPEFLERCQELFFE, encoded by the coding sequence ATGAAAACATCAAATGTTAAGATTCAAACTCGGTACTCTGAGACGGATCAAATGGGAATCATACACCATGCTAACTACTTGATATACATGGAGCAAGCAAGATTGGAGTGGTTGAACGCTTTAGGGTTTTCTTACCAGAAAATGGAAGAAAATGGAGTGCTGTTACCTGTCTATCAGATAGATATAAAGTACAAAAATCCGATTAAGTTTGGTGATGAAATTACCATCAAAACTACCCTTAAGAATCCCCCTACAACTAGAGTCGTTTTTGAATATGAAATCAGTAAAAACGATGGAAATATTTGTGCCACGGCAGAACTTACACTGGTGTTCACTGACGCAAGTACATTTAGACCCAGAAAACCCATTCCAGAATTCTTGGAAAGATGTCAAGAATTATTCTTTGAGTAA
- a CDS encoding IMPACT family protein: MKDSYKTIILPTPEILYKERGSKFYATAFPLTDESQVAEYIQPLRKKYQKANHHCYAWKLGATADNYRSNDDGEPSHSAGDPILSQINTLEMSDILVVVTRIFGGTKLGVGGLIQAYREAARQTLDEAEVVLRVITGNVQIFFEYPQMSQVMRFIDERQYTIKSQELTTSCQIDIAVPLSQIDAVVEELNKMYPIKATS, from the coding sequence ATGAAAGATTCTTATAAAACTATCATATTACCTACTCCAGAAATTCTCTACAAAGAGCGTGGAAGCAAATTTTACGCAACCGCCTTCCCATTAACCGACGAATCTCAAGTTGCTGAATATATACAGCCATTACGCAAAAAATACCAAAAAGCAAACCACCATTGCTATGCTTGGAAACTAGGTGCTACGGCAGATAATTACCGTTCCAATGATGATGGCGAGCCCAGTCATAGCGCTGGAGACCCCATACTTTCACAAATTAACACCTTGGAAATGAGCGATATTCTGGTGGTTGTGACAAGAATATTTGGAGGCACAAAACTAGGGGTCGGCGGACTGATACAAGCCTATCGAGAGGCTGCGCGACAAACATTAGATGAAGCAGAGGTTGTCCTAAGAGTCATCACAGGAAATGTTCAAATTTTCTTTGAGTACCCACAAATGAGTCAGGTCATGCGATTCATCGATGAACGCCAGTATACCATCAAGAGCCAAGAGCTTACTACTTCCTGCCAGATAGATATTGCTGTACCACTATCTCAAATAGATGCCGTAGTGGAGGAGTTAAATAAAATGTACCCCATAAAGGCAACATCTTAA